A section of the Bacillus sp. HSf4 genome encodes:
- a CDS encoding TrkH family potassium uptake protein, whose protein sequence is MPKLGSTNLVKGKMLNINPPQTLALSFLIIIAAGACLLKLPIASTTYISWVDALFTATSATTVTGLVVVDTGTDYTVFGQTVIMCLIQIGGLGLMTFAVLVVMMIGKKIGLQQRILVQEAFNQTSLGGLVRLVKHLFIFTIVIEFVAFLILSIRWVPEYGLQKGLFHSLFNTISAFNNAGFSLWSDSLSQYVGDPIVNLVITGLFITGGIGFTVLLDLWTKRNFHKLSLHSKLMIVGTLIINIVSALMIFILEYANPDTLGGLPLADKIWGAYFQGVTPRTAGFNTLDIAHMTTPSLLITIVLMFIGAGSASTGSGIKLTTFIVMILATITFLRGKSETVVFHRAIKMKTILRALAIIVISFLFVLVTMFILTITEKNAPFLDIVFEVVSAFGTVGLSMGLTPDLTTVGKAVIMVMMFIGRVGPLTMAFTLAKPKKAPIRHPEDEVITG, encoded by the coding sequence ATGCCTAAATTGGGTTCTACAAATCTTGTAAAAGGAAAGATGCTCAACATCAATCCGCCGCAGACACTGGCGCTCAGCTTTTTAATCATCATCGCGGCCGGCGCTTGTTTATTAAAGCTGCCGATCGCCTCCACCACCTATATCTCGTGGGTGGACGCTCTGTTCACAGCAACCTCGGCAACAACTGTAACAGGATTGGTTGTCGTCGATACCGGAACGGATTATACGGTTTTTGGACAAACCGTCATCATGTGCCTGATTCAGATCGGGGGATTGGGCTTGATGACGTTTGCCGTTCTCGTCGTTATGATGATCGGCAAAAAAATCGGCCTGCAGCAGCGGATTCTCGTTCAGGAGGCTTTTAACCAGACATCTTTGGGCGGGCTTGTCCGTTTAGTCAAGCACTTGTTTATTTTCACGATCGTTATTGAGTTTGTCGCCTTTTTGATTCTCTCGATCAGATGGGTGCCTGAATACGGCTTGCAGAAAGGCTTGTTTCATAGTTTGTTTAACACGATTTCAGCCTTCAATAACGCAGGCTTTTCCCTTTGGTCGGACAGCTTGTCGCAATATGTGGGCGATCCGATCGTCAATTTAGTCATTACAGGTCTGTTTATCACCGGAGGAATCGGGTTTACCGTTCTTTTGGATTTATGGACCAAACGAAACTTTCACAAATTGTCGCTCCACTCCAAATTAATGATTGTCGGAACATTGATCATCAACATAGTGTCCGCACTGATGATTTTTATATTGGAGTATGCCAACCCCGATACCTTGGGAGGACTGCCTTTGGCAGACAAAATATGGGGCGCTTATTTTCAAGGTGTCACACCTAGAACTGCCGGCTTTAACACACTGGATATCGCACATATGACAACCCCTTCCCTGCTCATCACCATCGTACTGATGTTTATTGGCGCAGGCAGTGCATCAACGGGAAGCGGAATTAAACTGACAACCTTTATTGTGATGATTTTAGCAACGATTACCTTTTTAAGAGGAAAAAGCGAGACGGTCGTGTTTCATCGGGCCATTAAAATGAAAACCATTTTGCGAGCGTTGGCCATCATCGTCATCAGCTTTTTATTTGTGCTTGTCACAATGTTTATTTTAACCATTACAGAAAAAAATGCTCCATTTTTGGACATCGTCTTTGAAGTGGTTTCCGCATTTGGGACTGTCGGCTTGTCAATGGGACTGACGCCTGATTTAACAACCGTCGGCAAAGCCGTCATCATGGTGATGATGTTCATCGGCCGGGTCGGTCCGCTGACCATGGCATTCACCTTGGCAAAACCTAAAAAAGCGCCGATCCGTCATCCGGAAGATGAAGTCATAACAGGATAA
- the gerQ gene encoding spore coat protein GerQ → MKPKKNQFQPLQELEMPDFRASANPYPQMGGHMYQQQMQPYTQTQMGGQQTYQQPSVQLTQPQPAGVQVPQMPTAQVPSPSIPGMLPLEQSYIENILRLNRGKVATVYMTFENNPEWNAKVFRGEIEAAGRDHIILSDRKTGTRYLLLMVYLDYITFDEPIAYDYPYSMASYTPR, encoded by the coding sequence ATGAAACCTAAAAAAAATCAATTTCAGCCGCTCCAAGAGCTTGAAATGCCGGATTTTCGGGCAAGCGCCAACCCTTATCCACAGATGGGCGGGCACATGTATCAGCAGCAAATGCAGCCGTATACACAAACGCAAATGGGCGGGCAGCAAACCTATCAGCAGCCTTCCGTACAGCTGACCCAGCCGCAGCCGGCGGGAGTTCAGGTTCCGCAAATGCCTACAGCGCAGGTGCCTTCCCCGAGCATTCCCGGCATGCTGCCGCTTGAGCAATCGTATATTGAAAATATTTTGCGTCTCAACCGCGGAAAGGTTGCGACCGTCTACATGACATTTGAAAACAATCCGGAGTGGAATGCAAAAGTCTTTCGGGGAGAAATTGAAGCTGCCGGGCGCGATCATATCATTTTAAGCGACAGAAAAACGGGCACCCGCTATTTGCTTTTGATGGTCTACCTTGATTACATTACCTTTGATGAACCGATTGCTTACGATTATCCGTATTCAATGGCCTCCTATACCCCAAGATAA
- a CDS encoding ABC transporter permease, translating into MKEMLWLVKNTLNVTFRKKINIFLFMILPLIGIFVSLLTGTDEQGDLRIGVVDHDKGEIAADTARFLKGIDDIKVVNVSKSKADSQIASGELDGAITFDQGFSQSVRGGKPGHIEIASVKGAEITGFVKSYLYHYIDNIAALGQSANGDQQFQTMYKNYQNSKVPLTAHKLEDSAQSKNMTDRTVGFLLMAMLFSAGSLTELLVKEKENRTYFRLLTTPITAKQYVLANIVVSMLVITFQVFFTLVMATYVFHIETGISFWEMAAVLLIFALSAVGLALITVVFANSSKAAGALKNLIFMPTIMLSGCFWPIEIMPSFVQKIADFLPQTWVLETLAKLQEGQHLHNLYLNILILFAFAAAFFLIVIYKFSRNNEARNFA; encoded by the coding sequence ATGAAAGAAATGCTTTGGTTAGTCAAAAATACATTGAATGTCACGTTTCGAAAAAAGATCAATATTTTCTTGTTTATGATTCTTCCGCTGATTGGAATCTTTGTCTCGCTGTTAACCGGTACTGATGAACAGGGGGATTTGCGCATTGGGGTGGTCGATCATGACAAAGGGGAAATCGCGGCGGATACGGCCCGCTTTTTGAAAGGTATTGACGATATTAAGGTTGTGAATGTCAGCAAGTCAAAAGCGGACAGCCAAATCGCCTCGGGAGAGCTTGACGGCGCCATTACGTTTGATCAAGGATTTTCCCAAAGCGTGCGCGGCGGAAAACCCGGCCATATCGAAATCGCCTCTGTCAAAGGTGCTGAAATCACAGGCTTTGTGAAGTCATATTTATATCATTACATTGACAATATTGCGGCGCTCGGTCAATCTGCCAATGGAGATCAGCAATTTCAGACGATGTATAAAAACTACCAGAACTCAAAAGTTCCCCTTACGGCTCACAAGCTTGAAGATTCGGCGCAAAGCAAAAACATGACGGACCGGACGGTTGGTTTTCTGCTGATGGCCATGCTCTTTTCGGCGGGAAGTTTAACCGAACTACTGGTGAAAGAAAAGGAGAACAGAACCTATTTCAGGCTTTTGACAACACCGATTACCGCAAAGCAGTACGTCTTGGCAAATATTGTGGTAAGCATGCTTGTCATCACATTCCAAGTCTTTTTTACACTCGTGATGGCAACATATGTTTTTCATATTGAAACAGGCATTTCCTTTTGGGAAATGGCGGCGGTGTTGCTGATATTTGCGTTAAGCGCCGTCGGACTGGCGTTAATCACGGTTGTCTTTGCGAACAGTTCCAAAGCTGCGGGAGCATTGAAGAATTTAATCTTCATGCCGACGATTATGCTCTCCGGATGTTTTTGGCCGATTGAAATTATGCCGTCATTCGTGCAGAAAATCGCTGATTTTCTTCCGCAAACATGGGTTTTGGAAACATTGGCGAAACTTCAGGAAGGCCAGCATCTTCACAATCTGTATTTGAATATCTTGATATTGTTTGCTTTTGCGGCAGCCTTTTTCTTAATCGTTATTTATAAATTCAGCCGCAACAATGAGGCGAGAAATTTCGCCTAA